In Pseudokineococcus lusitanus, one genomic interval encodes:
- a CDS encoding TetR/AcrR family transcriptional regulator, producing MAPASRRGAPPPSDGPGGGSTRRRPSLSKSAVLEAAVDFVDRYGLAELSMRKLGAALDVEGMALYRYVRSRDELLDAMVDRVMDQLYADPSVLLADGDDWREFLRKIAEGIRRVAHEHPALFPLLATRAPTAPWIRPPLRSLRWVEGFLSGLLSRGFDEEAAVYAYRAFGSFLVGHLLVDVAAAENVSPGSQVASPRDPEGGAGLDGADAGAAAVGPPGEPVAAYPVIGRLADRLAVEDLGEEFDDALEALLDRLDAARGRLAPSAPSA from the coding sequence ATGGCTCCGGCGTCACGACGTGGTGCCCCGCCGCCCTCCGACGGGCCCGGCGGCGGCTCCACCCGTCGCCGTCCCTCCCTCTCCAAGAGCGCGGTCCTCGAGGCCGCCGTGGACTTCGTCGACCGCTACGGCCTGGCGGAGCTGTCGATGCGGAAGCTCGGCGCCGCCCTCGACGTCGAGGGCATGGCGCTGTACCGCTACGTGCGCAGCCGCGACGAGCTGCTCGACGCCATGGTCGACCGCGTCATGGACCAGCTCTACGCCGACCCGTCGGTCCTCCTCGCCGACGGCGACGACTGGCGCGAGTTCCTCCGCAAGATCGCCGAGGGCATCCGCCGCGTCGCGCACGAGCACCCGGCCCTCTTCCCCCTGCTCGCCACGCGGGCGCCCACGGCGCCGTGGATCCGCCCGCCGCTGCGCAGCCTGCGGTGGGTCGAGGGCTTCCTGTCGGGCCTGCTGTCCCGCGGCTTCGACGAGGAGGCCGCGGTCTACGCCTACCGCGCCTTCGGCAGCTTCCTCGTGGGGCACCTGCTCGTCGACGTCGCCGCGGCCGAGAACGTGTCCCCGGGCTCGCAGGTGGCCAGCCCTCGCGACCCCGAGGGCGGGGCCGGGCTCGACGGCGCCGACGCCGGCGCCGCCGCCGTCGGCCCGCCCGGCGAGCCCGTGGCCGCCTACCCGGTCATCGGCCGCCTGGCGGACCGCCTGGCCGTCGAGGACCTCGGCGAGGAGTTCGACGACGCGCTCGAGGCGCTGCTCGACCGGCTCGACGCCGCGCGCGGGCGGCTCGCCCCGTCCGCCCCCTCCGCCTGA
- the gyrA gene encoding DNA gyrase subunit A, which yields MSETTPPPTDRVEPVDLQMEMQRSYLDYAMSVIVGRALPEVRDGLKPVHRRVLYAMYDGGYRPDRGFNKCSRVVGDVMGQYHPHGDSSIYDTLVRLAQDWTLRYPLVQGQGNFGSPGNDPAAAMRYTECRLAPLAMEMVRDIDQDTVDMGANYDGRTQEPLILPSRFPNLLVNGSAGIAVGMATNIPPHNLREVGAGVQWYLENPQATKEELLEALLERVKGPDFPTGALIVGRRGIEDAYRTGRGSIMMRAVVEVEEVAGRTCLVVTQLPYQVNPDDLAEKIADLVRDGRMAGIADIRDETSGRTGQRLVVVLKRDAVAKVVLNNLYKHTSLQQSFGANMLALVDGVPRTLSLDGFVRYWVEHQVEVIVRRTRYRLRQAEERAHILRGLAKALDLLDEVIALIRAAATVDVARDGLIELLAIDEVQARAILDMQLRRLAALERQRIVDDLAALERDIADLKDILGSPQRQRDIVSAELAEIIERYGDERRTEIVPFDGDMSAEDLIPEEEVVVTITRGGYAKRTRTDAYRSQRRGGKGVRGTALRGDDVVEHFFTTTTHHWLLFFTNHGRVYRAKAYELPEGSRDGRGQHVANLLAFAPGEQIAQVLDLRDYEQAPYLVLATRRGLVKKSRLADYDSPRSGGLIAINLRGAQTAEADVAVDGGDVEGDEAPPAAVAVGGDELVSAVLVDATDDLLLVSRRGQSLRFTASDEALRPMGRATSGVTGMRFREGDDLLALGVVPQGATTDVFVVVENGIAKRTPVDAYRVQGRGGYGIKVARLSERGGDLVGSLLVEDGDEVLVVMGRGRIVRSRVDEVRPTGRDTTGVRFATPDAGDAIIAVARNAERVIEEEVEASEGAGDAPADGSQVGDDPSVDAAARDLGEDDGLASGDDGTAHGGDGEPGPSDTAHGDADERGDEA from the coding sequence ATGAGCGAGACGACGCCGCCCCCCACCGACCGGGTCGAGCCGGTCGACCTCCAGATGGAGATGCAGCGCAGCTACCTCGACTACGCGATGAGCGTCATCGTGGGGCGGGCGCTGCCGGAGGTGCGCGACGGCCTCAAGCCGGTGCACCGCCGCGTCCTCTACGCCATGTACGACGGCGGGTACCGCCCGGACCGAGGCTTCAACAAGTGCAGCCGCGTCGTCGGGGACGTCATGGGGCAGTACCACCCCCACGGCGACAGCTCGATCTACGACACCCTCGTGCGCCTCGCGCAGGACTGGACGCTGCGGTACCCGCTCGTCCAGGGCCAGGGGAACTTCGGCTCGCCGGGCAACGACCCCGCGGCGGCCATGCGCTACACCGAGTGCCGCCTCGCGCCGCTGGCCATGGAGATGGTCCGCGACATCGACCAGGACACGGTCGACATGGGCGCCAACTACGACGGGCGCACGCAGGAGCCGCTCATCCTGCCGAGCCGGTTCCCCAACCTCCTCGTCAACGGCAGCGCCGGCATCGCCGTCGGCATGGCGACGAACATCCCGCCGCACAACCTGCGCGAGGTCGGCGCCGGCGTGCAGTGGTACCTCGAGAACCCGCAGGCCACGAAGGAGGAGCTGCTCGAGGCGCTCCTCGAGCGGGTCAAGGGCCCCGACTTCCCCACGGGTGCGCTCATCGTCGGGCGTCGGGGCATCGAGGACGCCTACCGGACCGGTCGCGGCTCGATCATGATGCGCGCCGTCGTCGAGGTGGAGGAGGTCGCGGGGCGCACCTGCCTCGTCGTCACCCAGCTGCCGTACCAGGTCAACCCCGACGACCTCGCGGAGAAGATCGCCGACCTCGTCCGCGACGGCCGCATGGCCGGCATCGCCGACATCCGCGACGAGACCTCCGGCCGCACGGGCCAGCGCCTCGTCGTCGTCCTCAAGCGGGACGCCGTCGCGAAGGTCGTCCTCAACAACCTCTACAAGCACACGTCGCTGCAGCAGAGCTTCGGCGCCAACATGCTGGCGCTCGTCGACGGCGTGCCGCGGACGCTCTCGCTCGACGGCTTCGTCCGGTACTGGGTCGAGCACCAGGTCGAGGTGATCGTCCGGCGGACCCGCTACCGGCTCCGCCAGGCCGAGGAGCGGGCCCACATCCTGCGCGGCCTCGCCAAGGCGCTCGACCTGCTCGACGAGGTCATCGCCCTCATCCGCGCCGCCGCCACGGTCGACGTCGCCCGCGACGGGCTCATCGAGCTGCTCGCCATCGACGAGGTGCAGGCCCGCGCCATCCTCGACATGCAGCTGCGCCGCCTGGCCGCCCTCGAGCGGCAGCGCATCGTCGACGACCTCGCCGCGCTCGAGCGCGACATCGCCGACCTCAAGGACATCCTCGGCTCGCCGCAGCGCCAGCGGGACATCGTCTCCGCCGAGCTCGCGGAGATCATCGAGCGCTACGGCGACGAGCGGCGCACGGAGATCGTGCCCTTCGACGGGGACATGTCCGCCGAGGACCTCATCCCCGAGGAGGAGGTCGTCGTCACCATCACGCGCGGCGGCTACGCCAAGCGCACCCGGACCGACGCGTACCGCTCGCAGCGGCGCGGCGGCAAGGGCGTGCGCGGCACCGCGCTGCGCGGGGACGACGTCGTCGAGCACTTCTTCACGACGACGACGCACCACTGGCTGCTCTTCTTCACCAACCACGGCCGGGTGTACCGCGCCAAGGCCTACGAGCTGCCCGAGGGCTCGCGCGACGGCCGCGGCCAGCACGTGGCCAACCTCCTGGCCTTCGCGCCGGGGGAGCAGATCGCCCAGGTCCTCGACCTGCGCGACTACGAGCAGGCGCCCTACCTCGTCCTCGCCACCCGCCGCGGCCTCGTCAAGAAGAGCCGGCTGGCCGACTACGACTCCCCGCGCTCCGGCGGGCTCATCGCCATCAACCTCCGGGGGGCGCAGACCGCCGAGGCGGACGTGGCGGTCGACGGCGGCGACGTCGAGGGCGACGAGGCCCCGCCCGCGGCGGTGGCCGTGGGCGGCGACGAGCTCGTCTCCGCGGTGCTCGTGGACGCCACCGACGACCTGCTGCTCGTCTCGCGGCGCGGGCAGTCGCTGCGCTTCACCGCCTCCGACGAGGCGCTGCGGCCCATGGGCCGGGCCACCTCCGGCGTCACGGGCATGCGCTTCCGCGAGGGCGACGACCTCCTCGCCCTCGGCGTCGTGCCGCAGGGCGCGACGACGGACGTCTTCGTCGTCGTGGAGAACGGCATCGCCAAGCGCACGCCGGTCGACGCCTACCGCGTCCAGGGCCGCGGCGGCTACGGCATCAAGGTCGCCCGCCTCTCCGAGCGCGGCGGCGACCTCGTCGGGTCGCTGCTCGTCGAGGACGGCGACGAGGTCCTCGTCGTCATGGGCCGCGGCCGGATCGTCCGCAGCCGGGTGGACGAGGTCCGTCCCACCGGGCGCGACACGACGGGCGTGCGCTTCGCGACGCCGGACGCCGGCGACGCGATCATCGCCGTCGCCCGCAACGCCGAGCGCGTCATCGAGGAGGAGGTCGAGGCCTCGGAGGGGGCCGGCGACGCCCCGGCCGACGGGTCACAGGTGGGCGACGACCCGTCCGTGGACGCCGCGGCGCGGGACCTCGGCGAGGACGATGGTCTAGCGTCGGGCGACGACGGAACCGCCCACGGGGGCGACGGCGAGCCCGGGCCGAGCGACACGGCCCACGGCGACGCCGACGAGCGAGGGGACGAGGCGTGA
- a CDS encoding cell division protein CrgA, translating into MPESRRRRRRGSNQPVKGGPTAPKGAAAAAAEAPQVSDDAPRRTADVRTPNPPWFVPVMLGLMVLGLAWIVVWYVTENRYPVPGIGSWNLVAGFAVVLVGFLMTTRWR; encoded by the coding sequence ATGCCGGAGTCCCGACGACGCCGCCGCCGCGGCAGCAACCAGCCCGTCAAGGGCGGGCCCACCGCCCCGAAGGGCGCCGCCGCCGCCGCGGCGGAGGCCCCCCAGGTCTCGGACGACGCGCCCCGGCGCACGGCCGACGTGCGCACCCCCAACCCGCCGTGGTTCGTGCCGGTGATGCTGGGGCTCATGGTGCTCGGCCTGGCGTGGATCGTCGTCTGGTACGTCACCGAGAACCGCTACCCGGTGCCCGGCATCGGCAGCTGGAACCTCGTCGCCGGCTTCGCCGTCGTCCTCGTCGGCTTCCTCATGACGACCCGCTGGCGCTGA
- a CDS encoding Asp23/Gls24 family envelope stress response protein, translating into MADGAERGRGEAGGRGTLTVADKVVEKLARWATLQVEGVAPQDATTSRLGSVLGRGYPSVDVDRAGTRATVDVEVAAVWPQPADAVAGRVQEAVRRSLREHVSVDVDSVAVTVADLARAAGPGQRSVR; encoded by the coding sequence GTGGCTGACGGCGCGGAGCGCGGCCGGGGCGAGGCGGGGGGCCGCGGCACGCTGACCGTGGCCGACAAGGTCGTGGAGAAGCTCGCCCGCTGGGCCACGCTGCAGGTCGAGGGCGTGGCCCCGCAGGACGCGACGACGAGCCGCCTCGGCTCCGTCCTCGGTCGCGGGTACCCCTCCGTCGACGTCGACCGCGCCGGCACGCGCGCCACCGTGGACGTCGAGGTGGCCGCCGTCTGGCCGCAGCCGGCCGACGCCGTGGCCGGCCGCGTGCAGGAGGCGGTCCGTCGCAGCCTGCGGGAGCACGTGTCCGTCGACGTCGACAGCGTCGCCGTCACCGTCGCCGACCTCGCCCGTGCGGCGGGGCCCGGCCAGAGGAGCGTCCGATGA
- a CDS encoding STAS domain-containing protein, translated as MSADAAAGALAPSGPPAVRADPDEPGVLRLAGDVDHAAVVAAEPLVASLAGTVRVVDVGEVAFVDSAGVDLVLRLRAAAPDGRLVLRDVVPDGLVASLLALLGLTGAFSYA; from the coding sequence GTGAGCGCCGACGCCGCCGCGGGGGCCCTCGCGCCGTCGGGGCCGCCGGCCGTGCGGGCGGACCCGGACGAGCCGGGCGTCCTGCGGCTCGCCGGCGACGTCGACCACGCGGCGGTCGTCGCCGCGGAGCCCCTCGTCGCGTCCCTGGCGGGCACGGTCCGGGTCGTCGACGTGGGCGAGGTCGCCTTCGTCGACTCCGCGGGGGTCGACCTGGTCCTCCGGCTGCGCGCCGCCGCGCCGGACGGTCGTCTCGTGCTCCGCGACGTCGTGCCCGACGGCCTCGTGGCGTCCCTGCTCGCCCTGCTCGGCCTCACGGGCGCCTTCTCCTACGCCTGA
- a CDS encoding DUF721 domain-containing protein, with product MAAEADGPDDPADDPADDRAPTPAAGPAGAEVSEEVSAEAVRAALGRARAAARARGDVRGAPGTGRSGAAARREARRRGGPAMSGAGPDARDPQTARTSVDRLVGEMGWSAPVAVGGVVGRWEQVVGPEVAAHATPERFADGVLLVRADSTAWAAQLRLLEPVIARRLDEELGAGVVTRLQVKGPGAPSWGRGPRRAAGGRGPRDTYG from the coding sequence GTGGCGGCTGAGGCGGACGGGCCGGACGACCCCGCGGACGACCCCGCGGACGACCGGGCACCGACGCCCGCCGCGGGGCCGGCCGGCGCCGAGGTGTCGGAGGAGGTCTCGGCCGAGGCCGTCCGCGCCGCGCTCGGGCGGGCCCGCGCCGCCGCGCGCGCCCGCGGCGACGTGCGCGGCGCCCCGGGCACCGGGCGCTCCGGCGCGGCCGCGCGGCGCGAGGCCCGGCGGCGGGGCGGGCCGGCGATGTCGGGGGCGGGGCCGGACGCGCGCGACCCGCAGACGGCGCGCACGAGCGTCGACCGGCTCGTCGGCGAGATGGGCTGGTCCGCGCCCGTGGCCGTGGGCGGCGTCGTCGGCCGCTGGGAGCAGGTGGTCGGGCCCGAGGTCGCGGCCCACGCGACGCCCGAGCGCTTCGCCGACGGCGTCCTCCTCGTCCGCGCCGACTCCACGGCGTGGGCGGCGCAGCTGCGCCTGCTGGAGCCGGTCATCGCCCGCCGTCTCGACGAGGAGCTCGGCGCCGGTGTCGTCACGCGGCTGCAGGTCAAGGGCCCGGGGGCGCCGTCGTGGGGGCGGGGGCCGCGCCGCGCCGCGGGCGGGCGGGGCCCGCGCGACACCTACGGGTGA
- a CDS encoding Asp23/Gls24 family envelope stress response protein, with the protein MSQSTSSSSSSAATSTARSAGHASSTGSELATTQGTTSIADQVVSKIAGIATREISGVHALGGGAARTIGSLRERIPGAKTNVSQGVSVEVGEKQAAVDITLVAEYGIAIADLAAGVRRNVISSVERMTGLDVTEVNVEVVDVFVPGLDDSDDDDADDQPQRTSRVQ; encoded by the coding sequence ATGAGCCAGAGCACCTCCTCGTCCTCCTCGTCCGCCGCCACGAGCACGGCTCGCAGCGCCGGCCACGCGTCCTCGACGGGCTCGGAGCTCGCGACGACGCAGGGGACCACCTCCATCGCCGACCAGGTCGTCTCGAAGATCGCGGGCATCGCGACGCGCGAGATCTCCGGCGTCCACGCCCTCGGCGGCGGCGCGGCCCGCACCATCGGCTCGCTCCGCGAGCGCATCCCCGGCGCCAAGACCAACGTCTCGCAGGGCGTGTCGGTCGAGGTCGGCGAGAAGCAGGCCGCCGTCGACATCACCCTCGTCGCCGAGTACGGCATCGCCATCGCGGACCTGGCCGCCGGCGTCCGCCGCAACGTCATCTCCTCCGTCGAGCGGATGACGGGCCTCGACGTCACCGAGGTCAACGTCGAGGTCGTCGACGTCTTCGTGCCGGGTCTCGACGACTCGGACGACGACGACGCCGACGACCAGCCGCAGCGCACCTCGCGCGTCCAGTGA
- the gyrB gene encoding DNA topoisomerase (ATP-hydrolyzing) subunit B — MADRVEGSYGADAITVLEGLEAVRKRPGMYIGSTGERGLHHLVYEVVDNAVDEALAGYCSHIEVVLLADGGVRVTDDGRGIPVDVHATEGRSAVEVVLTVLHAGGKFGGGGYAVSGGLHGVGVSVVNALSEKLEVEVRRQGHVWRQRYHLGVPEAPLAKGEETDETGTRVTFWPSPTVFETTVYDYETLRGRFQQMAFLNKGLTISLADERAGHGRGEPVPGAVDESTDEAADVAEDGAQRGVTYCYQGGLVDYVTHLNAAKKVETVHDGVISFESEDAERQIDVEIAMQWTGAYSESVHTYANTINTHEGGTHEEGFRSALTSLVNRYARAKNLLREKDDNLTGDDIREGLTAVISVKLGEPQFEGQTKTKLGNTIARTFVQQVVGTELGDWLERNPGAARDIIRKSLQASAARMAARKAREATRRKGLLESGGMPGKLKDCQTRDPARSEIFIVEGDSAGGSAVRGRNPETQAILPIRGKILNVEKARLDRALGNREVQALITAFGTGIGEEFDIARLRYHKVVLMADADVDGQHIATLLLTLLFRYMRPLIEGGHVYLAQPPLYRLKWTQGEHQFVYSDRERDAMVKEGTAAGRRLPKDNGIQRYKGLGEMDFSELWETTMDPDQRTLRQVTIGEAAGADEIFSVLMGEDVESRRSFIQRNAKDVRFLDI; from the coding sequence CTGGCCGACCGGGTCGAGGGCAGCTACGGCGCCGACGCGATCACCGTGCTCGAGGGGCTCGAGGCGGTCCGCAAGCGCCCCGGCATGTACATCGGCTCCACGGGCGAGCGCGGCCTGCACCACCTCGTCTACGAGGTCGTCGACAACGCCGTGGACGAGGCCCTCGCCGGGTACTGCAGCCACATCGAGGTCGTCCTCCTCGCGGACGGCGGCGTCCGTGTCACCGACGACGGCCGCGGCATCCCCGTCGACGTCCACGCCACCGAGGGCCGGTCCGCCGTGGAGGTCGTCCTCACCGTCCTCCACGCCGGCGGCAAGTTCGGCGGCGGCGGGTACGCCGTCTCCGGCGGGCTCCACGGCGTCGGCGTCTCCGTCGTCAACGCGCTGTCGGAGAAGCTCGAGGTCGAGGTCCGGCGGCAGGGGCACGTCTGGCGCCAGCGCTACCACCTCGGCGTCCCCGAGGCCCCGCTCGCGAAGGGCGAGGAGACCGACGAGACGGGGACGCGCGTCACCTTCTGGCCGAGCCCGACCGTCTTCGAGACCACCGTCTACGACTACGAGACGCTGCGCGGCCGCTTCCAGCAGATGGCGTTCCTCAACAAGGGCCTCACGATCTCGCTGGCCGACGAGCGGGCGGGCCACGGTCGCGGCGAGCCCGTCCCGGGCGCGGTGGACGAGAGCACCGACGAGGCGGCCGACGTCGCGGAGGACGGCGCCCAGCGCGGGGTGACGTACTGCTACCAGGGCGGGCTCGTCGACTACGTCACGCACCTCAACGCCGCGAAGAAGGTCGAGACCGTCCACGACGGCGTCATCTCCTTCGAGTCCGAGGACGCCGAGCGCCAGATCGACGTCGAGATCGCCATGCAGTGGACGGGCGCCTACTCGGAGAGCGTCCACACCTACGCGAACACCATCAACACGCACGAGGGCGGCACCCACGAGGAGGGCTTCCGCTCCGCGTTGACCTCGCTCGTCAACCGCTACGCGCGGGCGAAGAACCTCCTGCGGGAGAAGGACGACAACCTCACCGGCGACGACATCCGCGAGGGCCTCACCGCGGTGATCTCCGTCAAGCTCGGCGAGCCGCAGTTCGAGGGGCAGACGAAGACCAAGCTGGGCAACACCATCGCCCGCACCTTCGTCCAGCAGGTCGTCGGCACCGAGCTGGGCGACTGGCTGGAGCGCAACCCCGGGGCGGCGCGGGACATCATCCGCAAGTCGCTGCAGGCCTCGGCGGCCCGGATGGCGGCCCGCAAGGCCCGTGAGGCCACCCGGCGCAAGGGCCTGCTCGAGTCGGGCGGCATGCCCGGCAAGCTCAAGGACTGCCAGACCCGCGACCCCGCGCGCTCGGAGATCTTCATCGTCGAGGGCGACTCGGCCGGCGGCTCGGCCGTCCGCGGCCGCAACCCCGAGACCCAGGCGATCCTCCCGATCCGCGGCAAGATCCTCAACGTCGAGAAGGCGCGGCTGGACCGCGCCCTCGGCAACCGCGAGGTGCAGGCCCTCATCACGGCGTTCGGCACGGGCATCGGCGAGGAGTTCGACATCGCCCGCCTGCGCTACCACAAGGTCGTGCTCATGGCCGACGCCGACGTCGACGGCCAGCACATCGCGACCCTGCTCCTGACGCTGCTCTTCCGCTACATGCGGCCCCTCATCGAGGGCGGGCACGTCTACCTCGCGCAGCCGCCGCTCTACCGGCTCAAGTGGACGCAGGGCGAGCACCAGTTCGTCTACTCCGACCGCGAGCGCGACGCCATGGTGAAGGAGGGCACGGCCGCCGGCCGTCGCCTGCCGAAGGACAACGGCATCCAGCGCTACAAGGGCCTGGGCGAGATGGACTTCTCCGAGCTGTGGGAGACGACCATGGACCCCGACCAGCGCACGCTGCGCCAGGTCACCATCGGCGAGGCCGCCGGGGCGGACGAGATCTTCTCCGTCCTCATGGGCGAGGACGTCGAGTCGCGCCGCTCCTTCATCCAGCGCAACGCCAAGGACGTCCGCTTCCTCGACATCTGA
- a CDS encoding DUF2273 domain-containing protein: protein MPQSLTGLFVGLILALVAAVGGFGYFLLAVVLGAVGLAVGAHLEGRLDLSSVLSGRGRG from the coding sequence ATGCCCCAGTCCCTGACCGGTCTCTTCGTCGGTCTCATCCTCGCGCTCGTGGCCGCCGTCGGCGGCTTCGGCTACTTCCTCCTGGCCGTGGTGCTCGGCGCCGTCGGCCTCGCCGTGGGCGCGCACCTCGAGGGCCGCCTCGACCTCTCGTCCGTGCTGTCCGGCCGAGGCCGTGGCTGA
- a CDS encoding DUF3566 domain-containing protein codes for MSASQAQTQRGGGRAAGGGDRPGRSGGGDADRGARPQAGPTRTDDTRGDARPPKVSQRKVRLSVSRVDPWSALKLSFLLSVVVGIALVVTTAVLWTVLDGIGLYDSVNSMIAQLSGTGDVDVTDFVGFTQVVSAATVVAVVDVVLLTALATLGAVVYNISAALVGGLRVTLTDD; via the coding sequence GTGAGCGCGAGCCAGGCGCAGACCCAGCGGGGCGGCGGCCGCGCCGCCGGCGGGGGCGACCGCCCGGGCCGGTCCGGCGGCGGTGACGCCGACCGCGGCGCCCGTCCGCAGGCCGGCCCCACCCGCACGGACGACACCCGGGGCGACGCCCGCCCGCCGAAGGTCTCGCAGCGCAAGGTGCGGCTGTCGGTCTCCCGCGTCGACCCGTGGTCGGCGCTCAAGCTCTCGTTCCTGCTGTCCGTCGTCGTGGGCATCGCGCTCGTCGTCACGACGGCGGTCCTGTGGACGGTCCTCGACGGGATCGGGCTCTACGACAGCGTCAACTCGATGATCGCCCAGCTCTCGGGCACGGGGGACGTCGACGTCACCGACTTCGTCGGCTTCACGCAGGTCGTCTCCGCGGCGACCGTCGTGGCCGTCGTCGACGTCGTGCTCCTCACGGCGCTGGCCACGCTCGGCGCCGTCGTCTACAACATCTCGGCGGCGCTCGTCGGCGGGCTGCGGGTCACCCTCACCGACGACTGA
- a CDS encoding rhomboid family intramembrane serine protease, which produces MSDRDPGVPPGATGGGPWSGGPAGPPVCPRHPEREAYVRCQRCGRPTCPECQREAPVGVQCVDCVAEARRQAPTVRTALGGTARGGRPVVTYALIAACVLAYALQLASGGVVTGLFSLATPLVATEPYRLLTSAFLHSTGSLLPFHLLLNMYVLFLTGPALEQLFGRGRFLALYLLSALGGSVAFTLVQGLLGSPGVAVGASGAVFGLFGALVVLRRRFPGGVRSIGVVLAINLALGFLIPGIAWEAHLGGLAVGAGVAAVLSRTARQPRAQLVALAAVVVALALLAAVAAAVAA; this is translated from the coding sequence ATGAGCGACCGCGACCCCGGGGTCCCCCCGGGCGCCACCGGCGGCGGTCCCTGGTCCGGCGGTCCCGCGGGACCGCCGGTCTGCCCGCGGCACCCGGAGCGCGAGGCCTACGTCCGCTGCCAGCGCTGCGGACGCCCCACCTGCCCGGAGTGCCAGCGCGAGGCGCCCGTCGGCGTCCAGTGCGTCGACTGCGTCGCCGAGGCCCGGCGGCAGGCCCCCACCGTGCGCACCGCCCTGGGCGGGACGGCGCGGGGCGGTCGGCCGGTCGTCACGTACGCCCTCATCGCGGCCTGCGTCCTGGCGTACGCGCTGCAGCTGGCGTCGGGTGGCGTCGTCACCGGCCTCTTCTCGCTCGCGACCCCCCTCGTGGCCACCGAGCCCTACCGCCTGCTGACGTCGGCGTTCCTCCACTCGACCGGCTCGCTGCTCCCGTTCCACCTCCTGCTCAACATGTACGTGCTCTTCCTCACCGGTCCCGCCCTCGAGCAGCTGTTCGGGCGCGGCCGCTTCCTCGCCCTCTACCTCCTCAGCGCCCTCGGCGGCTCGGTCGCCTTCACGCTGGTGCAGGGCCTCCTCGGCAGCCCGGGCGTCGCCGTCGGTGCGTCGGGCGCCGTCTTCGGCCTCTTCGGCGCCCTCGTCGTCCTCCGCCGCCGCTTCCCCGGGGGCGTCCGCTCCATCGGGGTCGTGCTGGCCATCAACCTCGCGCTGGGCTTCCTCATACCCGGCATCGCCTGGGAGGCCCACCTCGGCGGCCTCGCCGTCGGCGCCGGCGTCGCGGCGGTGCTGTCCCGGACGGCCCGGCAGCCCCGCGCCCAGCTCGTGGCCCTGGCCGCCGTCGTCGTGGCCCTGGCCCTCCTCGCCGCGGTCGCGGCCGCCGTCGCCGCCTGA
- a CDS encoding peptidylprolyl isomerase, translating into MFATLHTSAGTIRVELYDTKAPKTVRNFVGLATGEQEWTDPRTGKPSTEPLYSDVVFHRVISGFMIQGGDPLGTGTGGPGYTFDDEIHPGVDFTQPYVLAMANAGTRGGKGTNGSQFFITLAPTTWLQGKHTIFGVVADDESRAVVDAIGAVRTGRGDRPVEDVVLQRVEVDAS; encoded by the coding sequence ATGTTCGCGACCCTGCACACCTCCGCCGGCACCATCCGCGTCGAGCTCTACGACACGAAGGCGCCGAAGACGGTCCGCAACTTCGTCGGCCTCGCCACGGGCGAGCAGGAGTGGACGGACCCGCGCACGGGCAAGCCCTCGACGGAGCCCCTGTACTCGGACGTCGTCTTCCACCGCGTCATCAGCGGCTTCATGATCCAGGGCGGCGACCCGCTGGGCACCGGCACCGGCGGCCCCGGCTACACCTTCGACGACGAGATCCACCCGGGCGTCGACTTCACGCAGCCCTACGTCCTCGCCATGGCGAACGCCGGCACGCGCGGCGGCAAGGGCACCAACGGCTCGCAGTTCTTCATCACGCTCGCGCCGACGACGTGGCTGCAGGGCAAGCACACGATCTTCGGCGTCGTCGCCGACGACGAGAGCCGCGCGGTCGTCGACGCCATCGGCGCCGTCCGCACGGGCCGTGGTGACCGTCCCGTCGAGGACGTCGTGCTGCAGCGCGTCGAGGTCGACGCCTCCTGA
- a CDS encoding DUF6286 domain-containing protein, whose product MTTTTGPRTAPATGSGDRGTGARTMRPAPARTGAGRVPVLAAVVAVLLLALAVVLVRDALVGLGTLAGSPWLPAAVEALVGLTPSAAVAVVGVLVALVGLWLLLQGFRRRTRSEVSVRSQTGVFTGTSDVARLASGAARSVDGVLDASSSASLRSVTVKVVGTGDVQAQVQEAVTRRLSALDPAPRVRVRATTDGSSS is encoded by the coding sequence ATGACCACCACGACCGGCCCCCGCACCGCCCCCGCCACGGGGTCGGGCGACCGGGGCACCGGGGCGCGCACCATGCGCCCCGCGCCCGCCCGGACCGGGGCGGGGCGCGTCCCCGTCCTCGCCGCGGTCGTCGCGGTGCTCCTGCTCGCGCTCGCCGTCGTGCTCGTCCGCGACGCGCTCGTGGGCCTCGGCACCCTCGCCGGCTCGCCGTGGCTGCCCGCCGCCGTCGAGGCGCTCGTCGGCCTGACCCCCTCGGCGGCCGTCGCCGTCGTCGGCGTCCTCGTCGCCCTCGTCGGGCTGTGGCTCCTGCTGCAGGGCTTCCGCCGCCGCACGCGCTCCGAGGTCTCCGTCCGCTCGCAGACCGGCGTCTTCACCGGCACGAGCGACGTCGCCCGCCTCGCCTCCGGCGCCGCACGGTCCGTCGACGGCGTGCTCGACGCGTCGTCGAGCGCCTCCCTGCGCTCGGTGACCGTCAAGGTCGTCGGCACGGGGGACGTGCAGGCGCAGGTCCAGGAGGCCGTCACCCGCCGCCTGTCCGCGCTCGACCCCGCCCCGCGCGTCCGCGTCCGGGCCACGACCGACGGGAGCTCCTCGTGA